A single window of Salvia splendens isolate huo1 chromosome 6, SspV2, whole genome shotgun sequence DNA harbors:
- the LOC121810030 gene encoding NADH dehydrogenase [ubiquinone] 1 alpha subcomplex subunit 6-like, which yields MASTVKYLRVPPNSASLEEARRRVFDFFKTACRSIPTIMEIYTIDDVVTPSQLRSIVASEIRKNAHITNPKVIDMLLFKGTEELNNIVEHSKQRHHILGQYVLGRPEITPDSATKDQGSEYLKNFFRSNYF from the exons ATGGCGTCAACCGTCAAGTACTTGCGCGTGCCTCCCAACTCCGCCAGCTTGGAGGAGGCGCGCCGCCGTGTCTTCGACTTCTTCAAGACCGCCTGCAGATCCATCCCCACTATCATGGAGATTTACACCATCGACGACGTCGTTACCCCCTCTCAGCTTCGCTCTATCGTCGCCTCCGAGATCCGCAAGAACGCTCACATTACTAACCCCAAG GTTATTGATATGCTGCTCTTCAAGGGCACAGAAGAGTTGAATAACATCGTGGAGCATTCAAAGCAGCGGCACCACATTCTTGGCCAATATGTTTTAGGTCGTCCTGAAATCACCCCAGATAGCGCAACCAAGGATCAGGGATCCGAGTACCTCAAAAACTTCTTCAGAAGCAACTACTTTTGA